One Hevea brasiliensis isolate MT/VB/25A 57/8 chromosome 5, ASM3005281v1, whole genome shotgun sequence genomic region harbors:
- the LOC110665893 gene encoding probable E3 ubiquitin-protein ligase LOG2: MGNIGSSGGHGRRRHGSSRNHPPPPPTAAPQPEITANRYVFTVATPYPSQYPNPNPPPYYQYPGYYHQPPPAPYDHHHRVDPAHWVGGRYQCGPMMAPPAPYVEHQKTVTIRNDVNLKKESVRLEPDEENPGRFLVAFTFDATVAGSITVIFFAKESADCILTPMKENLLPPVTVNFQQGLGQQFRQPSGTGIDFSVFEESELMKEGEMDVYPLAVKAEASPNQNGEGNQMSGTTNSQITQAVFVKEKGEYQLRVAKQILWVNGMRYELQEIYGIGNSVEGAVDANDPGKECVICLSEPRDTTVLPCRHMCMCSECAKVLRYQTNRCPICRQPVERLLEIKVNSGPDE; the protein is encoded by the exons ATGGGAAATATTGGTAGCAGCGGTGGCCACGGGCGCCGGAGGCATGGTAGTAGCCGTAACCATCCGCCTCCGCCTCCAACGGCCGCTCCACAGCCGGAAATCACCGCTAACAGGTACGTATTTACTGTGGCCACTCCTTACCCCTCGCAATACCCCAATCCTAATCCACCACCGTACTACCAGTACCCGGGGTACTATCATCAGCCGCCACCGGCTCCTTATGATCATCACCACCGCGTTGACCCTGCGCACTGGGTTGGCGGCAGGTACCAGTGTGGGCCTATGATGGCTCCACCGGCGCCTTACGTGGAGCACCAGAAGACTGTTACAATAAGAAACGATGTTAACTTGAAGAAGGAAAGTGTGAGGCTCGAGCCGGACGAGGAGAACCCTGGAAGGTTTCTTGTTGCTTTCACGTTTGATGCTACTGTTGCTGGAAG CATCACTGTTATTTTCTTTGCAAAAGAAAGTGCGGATTGTATTCTGACACCAATGAAGGAAAACCTTCTTCCACCGGTGACAGTAAATTTCCAACAAGGTCTTGGCCAGCAATTCAGGCAGCCTTCTGGGACTGGGATTGATTTCTCAGTTTTTGAGGAGAGTGAATTAATGAAAGAGGGTGAGATGGATGTCTATCCTCTAGCGGTGAAGGCAGAGGCTTCCCCTAATCAGAATGGAGAAGGAAACCAAATGTCTGGAACCACAAATTCTCAGATAACACAAGCAGTGTTTGTGAAGGAGAAAGGTGAGTACCAGTTGAGAGTAGCGAAGCAGATTCTGTGGGTGAATGGGATGAGGTATGAATTGCAGGAAATATATGGGATTGGGAATTCAGTTGAGGGTGCTGTTGATGCAAATGACCCTGGAAAGGAATGTGTCATTTGCCTGTCAGAACCACGGGACACAACTGTTCTTCCCTGCCGCCACATG TGTATGTGCAGCGAATGTGCAAAGGTTTTAAGGTACCAAACAAATCGATGCCCAATTTGCAGACAACCCGTAGAGAGGCTTTTAGAGATAAAGGTCAACAGTGGGCCTGATGAATGA
- the LOC110665894 gene encoding uncharacterized protein LOC110665894, whose amino-acid sequence MDFKSLRIQILSGSIARRLLLRAFMLASAFSVIPFIQILSGSDPVLLDSVNFHECDSLFAGTNLFQNRFLKPIWSSFECKEDVNLTMDVVTALMVKQLLDYGSNALYVGEGSASAVYALRELGFSNACGVHRHPFFSIKHRKLVYELQFADNFFDFVLSRDLDEVSVPAVLVLEIERVLKPGGIGAMLVGVGGLNPNGLIRSATPVSSLLKSSNVVHVGYVHEYTLVVFQKRFEKVGFFEQFRLPADCQSFSNNKHFMEHLEPLVENKEMGFEKKIAFLPNFIHVLSRKKLVYIEIGAAERLNSSVANWFIPFYPVDHKAFDIYFVDHNTSVLLSCVKKPGVTFIYYPGLAGDKITASISDVEDLDPSVEDEGFDFLSWFRETVEYADFVVLKMKAGEAELKFLTDLYESGAICFVDELFLSCADHVDDNGVMSKDCMDLLKSLRSSGMYVHQWWGE is encoded by the coding sequence ATGGATTTTAAGTCCTTGAGAATCCAGATCCTGAGTGGGTCAATAGCCAGGCGCTTGCTGTTACGTGCATTTATGCTTGCCTCGGCTTTTTCTGTCATTCCTTTCATCCAAATCCTTTCTGGGTCTGATCCAGTATTGCTCGATTCTGTGAACTTCCACGAATGTGATTCGCTTTTTGCGGGCACGAATTTGTTTCAGAATCGGTTTTTGAAACCTATTTGGAGCTCATTTGAGTGCAAGGAAGATGTTAATTTGACCATGGATGTTGTTACAGCGCTAATGGTTAAGCAACTGTTGGATTACGGTTCAAATGCTCTCTATGTTGGTGAAGGATCGGCCTCTGCCGTGTATGCATTGCGAGAGTTGGGATTTTCCAATGCTTGTGGGGTGCACCGACACCCCTTTTTCTCGATTAAGCATAGAAAGCTCGTTTATGAGCTTCAATTTGCAGACAATTTCTTTGATTTTGTGTTATCTAGGGACTTAGATGAAGTTTCGGTCCCTGCAGTTCTTGTGCTCGAGATCGAGCGTGTTCTGAAGCCCGGTGGAATTGGGGCTATGCTGGTGGGTGTTGGTGGTTTGAACCCTAATGGCTTGATTAGGTCTGCTACACCCGTTTCGTCATTATTGAAATCCTCCAATGTGGTACATGTTGGTTATGTTCATGAGTATACATTGGTGGTTTTCCAGAAAAGATTTGAAAAAGTTGGCTTCTTTGAGCAATTCCGTCTACCAGCTGATTGCCAATCTTTTTCGAATAACAAACACTTTATGGAACATCTAGAGCCCCTTGTGGAGAACAAGGAAATGGGATTTGAGAAAAAGATTGCATTTTTGCCCAATTTCATTCATGTGCTTTCAAGGAAGAAGTTGGTGTATATTGAAATTGGGGCAGCAGAACGTCTGAACTCTAGTGTTGCTAATTGGTTCATTCCATTTTATCCTGTGGATCACAAGGCTTTCGATATTTATTTTGTTGATCATAACACTTCAGTTTTGCTTTCTTGTGTTAAAAAGCCTGGTGTTACCTTCATTTACTATCCTGGCCTTGCTGGAGACAAGATTACCGCTTCGATTTCTGATGTTGAAGATCTAGATCCGTCTGTGGAAGATGAGGGATTTGATTTCCTTTCTTGGTTTAGAGAGACAGTGGAGTATGCAGATTTTGTTGTTCTAAAGATGAAAGCAGGGGAGGCAGAATTGAAATTCCTCACAGACTTGTATGAAAGTGGAGCCATTTGCTTTGTTGACGAGCTGTTCCTTAGCTGCGCAGATCATGTAGATGACAATGGTGTGATGAGCAAGGACTGCATGGATCTCCTTAAAAGCCTTAGAAGCAGTGGCATGTATGTCCACCAATGGTGGGGAGAGTAA